The Euphorbia lathyris chromosome 2, ddEupLath1.1, whole genome shotgun sequence genome includes a window with the following:
- the LOC136217573 gene encoding LOW QUALITY PROTEIN: abscisic acid receptor PYL9 (The sequence of the model RefSeq protein was modified relative to this genomic sequence to represent the inferred CDS: deleted 1 base in 1 codon), translating into MNNGDVDGIVEAQQILRHHSHQPRENQCTSALVKHIKAPVNLVWSLVRRFDQPQRYKPFVSRCVMNGELGIGSVREVNVKSGLPATTSTERLELLDDEEHILGVKFVGGDHRLKNYSSVITVHPKVIDGRPGTLVLESFVVDVPEGNTKDETCYFVKALIKCNLKSLADISERMALQDWVEPSIDSEELDAGCAMNSIWMAVSLDRSYSRGIVEIGEGSPSLSPEVLHALLDFAAAAFFFFVMSWLSGCFCFVCFAPQRPRWGSRSPSFSI; encoded by the exons ATGAATAACGGTGACGTGGACGGTATTGTGGAGGCGCAGCAGATTCTCAGGCACCATAGTCACCAGCCGAGGGAGAATCAGTGTACTTCTGCTCTTGTTAAACACATCAAAGCTCCTGTTAATCTT GTGTGGTCACTGGTTAGGCGATTCGATCAGCCACAGAGATACAAACCATTTGTGAGTAGGTGCGTTATGAATGGAGAGCTTGGGATTGGAAGTGTTAGGGAAGTGAATGTCAAATCTGGACTCCCTGCTACCACTAGTACAGAGAGACTCGAACTCCTCGACGATGAAGAGCACATTCTGGGAGTCAAGTTTGTAGGCGGTGATCACAGGCTAAAG AACTACTCATCAGTCATTACAGTTCATCCAAAGGTCATTGATGGAAGGCCAGGAACATTAGTCTTAGAGTCATTTGTTGTGGATGTGCCTGAGGGGAACACCAAGGATGAGACATGTTACTTCGTGAAGGCCCTCATCAAGTGCAATCTCAAATCTTTGGCTGATATCTCAGAGAGGATGGCTCTGCAGGACTGGGTTGAGCCT TCAATCGATTCTGAAGAGTTGGATGCTGGCTGTGCGATGAATTCCATTTGGATGGCTGTGTCATTAGACCGTTCTTATTCCAGAGGCATTGTAGAGATTGGTGAGGGTAGTCCTTCCTTATCTCCAGAAGTTTTGCATGCCCTGCTGGATTTTGCTGCtgctgctttttttttttttgtcatgtcATGGCTTTCAGGCTGCTTTTGCTTTGTTTGCTTTGCGCCTCAACGTCCTAGGTGGGGCTCTCGATCCCCCAGTTTCAGTATTTAG